A stretch of Aedes aegypti strain LVP_AGWG chromosome 2, AaegL5.0 Primary Assembly, whole genome shotgun sequence DNA encodes these proteins:
- the LOC5569288 gene encoding H(+)/Cl(-) exchange transporter 7 isoform X1 — MTQKQRLLVDSSDDDISDNESRPGNGNLIINLAPEEGDPDGAGNGAMPNNQPVFSLRRRKRGQSQYESLDYDVCENVLWTEEHQKIEQRTTVRKDFARWIISMQIGIGTALVACGINIVIDQMSFLKYSFLKREVDQNVLNGDLSIPYLYWVLTNVVPVMVGATLVAYVEPVAAGSGIPQVKCYLNGVKIPRIVRIKTLAVKAVGVVTSVVGGLAGGKEGPMIHSGAVIAAGLSQGKSTTFRRDLRIFEYFRDDHEKRDFVVGGAAAGVAAAFGAPIGGILFSLEEAASFWNQSLIWRTFFASIISSFTLNIVLSAYHGLSSFRYRGLFNLGEFEPLPFEYYELPIFILMGVFGGMSGAFWNCVNNRINIFRARYIKSRWARVLEAAFVAAIGATGACAMAYSINDCRPLGNDPTLTPVQLFCEDNEYNAAAALWFQTPEATVKALFHDPPGSHKILTLAVFVLIYYPLSCVTYGLSVSLGIFIPTLLVGAAWGRLTASFVVLAFPGSSIFVHPGKYALIGAAAQLGGVVRMTLSLSVILLETTGNIGFVLPIILTLMAAKWCGDYFNEGVYDNQIKASKVPMLPWHVDPSLRQNIAEDIMNQPVVCVRRKEKVNYIIDILKNTTHNGFPVVEDAEDGVRENGKLIGLILRSQLVVILMRSMYIETSRFWRDLVTIQSFRKEYPRYPTIEDLKISEDKTLRNYTVDMRLFMNPSPYSVNLKTSVPRIFQLFRALGLRHLVVVTRENRIRGIITRKDFLPEL, encoded by the exons AGTCTGGACTACGATGTGTGCGAGAATGTCCTGTGGACAGAGGAGCATCAAAAGATCGAACAGCGCACCACCGTGCGGAAGGACTTTGCCCGATGGATCATCTCGATGCAGATCGGCATCGGGACGGCCCTGGTGGCCTGCGGGATCAACATCGTCATCGATCAGATGTCGTTCCTGAAGTACTCGTTTCTGAAACGTGAGGTCGATCAGAACGTGCTGAACGGCGATCTCAGCATTCCCTACCTGTACTGGGTATTGACCAATGTGGTTCCGGTGATGGTGGGGGCCACGTTGGTGGCGTACGTGGAGCCGGTGGCGGCTGGGAGTGGAATACCGCAGGTGAAGTGTTACCTGAACGGGGTGAAGATTCCGCGAATCGTTCGGATCAAAACGTTGGCCGTGAAGGCTGTGGGCGTGGTCACTTCGGTTGTGGGTGGACTGGCCGGTGGTAAGGAAGGGCCGATGATTCACAGCGGAGCGGTTATAGCTGCTGGACTGTCCCAGGGAAAGAGTACAACATTCCGGAGGGATTTGAGGATATTTGAATACTTCCGGGATGATCACGAGAAGCGTGATTTTGTGGTTGGCGGTGCGGCGGCTGGCGTGGCTGCGGCTTTCGGAGCTCCGATCGGTGGTATTCTCTTCTCACTGGAGGAAGCGGCCAGTTTCTGGAATCAATCGCTGATCTGGAGAACCTTCTTCGCTTCCATTATAAGCTCTTTCACGTTGAACATTGTCCTCTCCGCGTACCACGGTCTAAGCAGCTTCCGATACCGAGGTTTGTTCAATTTGGGCGAATTTGAACCGCTGCCTTTCGAGTACTATGAACTACCGATCTTCATCTTGATGGGTGTGTTCGGTGGTATGTCCGGTGCCTTCTGGAATTGCGTGAACAACCGGATCAACATCTTCCGGGCTCGGTACATCAAATCACGATGGGCTAGAGTGCTAGAGGCGGCCTTTGTTGCGGCCATCGGGGCTACCGGTGCATGTGCGATGGCCTACTCGATCAACGACTGCCGTCCGCTTGGCAACGATCCTACACTGACTCCTGTCCAGCTGTTCTGCGAAGATAACGAATACAATGCAGCTGCAGCGCTCTGGTTCCAAACTCCGGAGGCAACGGTCAAGGCCCTGTTTCACGATCCACCCGGATCGCACAAGATTCTTACGCTGGCAGTTTTCGTCCTGATCTACTATCCGCTGTCCTGTGTGACCTATGGCCTGAGCGTTTCGCTGGGTATTTTCATTCCGACGTTGTTGGTCGGTGCGGCCTGGGGCCGATTGACCGCATCATTCGTGGTTCTGGCGTTCCCCGGATCAAGT ATCTTCGTCCACCCGGGCAAGTACGCATTGATAGGAGCAGCCGCTCAGTTGGGAGGTGTCGTCAGAATGACACTGAGTTTGAGCGTAATCCTGTTGGAAACGACGGGAAACATCGGTTTCGTGCTGCCAATCATACTCACGTTGATGGCCGCCAAGTGGTGCGGAGACTACTTCAACGAAGGCGTATACGATAACCAGATCAAGGCGTCCAAGGTACCGATGTTGCCTTGGCACGTAGATCCATCGCTCCGGCAGAATATCGCCGAAGATATTATGAATCAACCGGTAGTTTGTGTACGCCGCAAGGAGAAAGTGAACTAcattatcgatattttgaagaaCACCACGCATAACGGATTCCCTGTCGTCGAGGACGCCGAAGAT GGAGTCCGGGAGAACGGGAAACTGATTGGCCTCATCCTGCGCTCCCAGCTGGTGGTTATTCTAATGCGAAGCATGTACATCGAAACGAGTCGATTCTGGAGAGATCTTGTAACGATCCAAAGCTTCAGAAAGGAATATCCCCGATATCCCACCATTGAG GACCTGAAAATCAGCGAGGACAAAACCCTGCGCAACTACACCGTCGATATGCGCCTTTTCATGAATCCCTCGCCGTACAGCGTTAACCTGAAGACATCAGTTCCCCGCATCTTTCAACTGTTTCGCGCGTTGGGCCTGCGGCACCTGGTCGTTGTGACGCGAGAAAATCGCATCCGTGGTATCATCACTCGGAAGGACTTCCTCCCGGAGCTGTAG
- the LOC5569288 gene encoding H(+)/Cl(-) exchange transporter 7 isoform X2: MSRRKSVDREESLDYDVCENVLWTEEHQKIEQRTTVRKDFARWIISMQIGIGTALVACGINIVIDQMSFLKYSFLKREVDQNVLNGDLSIPYLYWVLTNVVPVMVGATLVAYVEPVAAGSGIPQVKCYLNGVKIPRIVRIKTLAVKAVGVVTSVVGGLAGGKEGPMIHSGAVIAAGLSQGKSTTFRRDLRIFEYFRDDHEKRDFVVGGAAAGVAAAFGAPIGGILFSLEEAASFWNQSLIWRTFFASIISSFTLNIVLSAYHGLSSFRYRGLFNLGEFEPLPFEYYELPIFILMGVFGGMSGAFWNCVNNRINIFRARYIKSRWARVLEAAFVAAIGATGACAMAYSINDCRPLGNDPTLTPVQLFCEDNEYNAAAALWFQTPEATVKALFHDPPGSHKILTLAVFVLIYYPLSCVTYGLSVSLGIFIPTLLVGAAWGRLTASFVVLAFPGSSIFVHPGKYALIGAAAQLGGVVRMTLSLSVILLETTGNIGFVLPIILTLMAAKWCGDYFNEGVYDNQIKASKVPMLPWHVDPSLRQNIAEDIMNQPVVCVRRKEKVNYIIDILKNTTHNGFPVVEDAEDGVRENGKLIGLILRSQLVVILMRSMYIETSRFWRDLVTIQSFRKEYPRYPTIEDLKISEDKTLRNYTVDMRLFMNPSPYSVNLKTSVPRIFQLFRALGLRHLVVVTRENRIRGIITRKDFLPEL; this comes from the exons ATGTCGCGGCGCAAAAGCGTAGATCGAGAGGAA AGTCTGGACTACGATGTGTGCGAGAATGTCCTGTGGACAGAGGAGCATCAAAAGATCGAACAGCGCACCACCGTGCGGAAGGACTTTGCCCGATGGATCATCTCGATGCAGATCGGCATCGGGACGGCCCTGGTGGCCTGCGGGATCAACATCGTCATCGATCAGATGTCGTTCCTGAAGTACTCGTTTCTGAAACGTGAGGTCGATCAGAACGTGCTGAACGGCGATCTCAGCATTCCCTACCTGTACTGGGTATTGACCAATGTGGTTCCGGTGATGGTGGGGGCCACGTTGGTGGCGTACGTGGAGCCGGTGGCGGCTGGGAGTGGAATACCGCAGGTGAAGTGTTACCTGAACGGGGTGAAGATTCCGCGAATCGTTCGGATCAAAACGTTGGCCGTGAAGGCTGTGGGCGTGGTCACTTCGGTTGTGGGTGGACTGGCCGGTGGTAAGGAAGGGCCGATGATTCACAGCGGAGCGGTTATAGCTGCTGGACTGTCCCAGGGAAAGAGTACAACATTCCGGAGGGATTTGAGGATATTTGAATACTTCCGGGATGATCACGAGAAGCGTGATTTTGTGGTTGGCGGTGCGGCGGCTGGCGTGGCTGCGGCTTTCGGAGCTCCGATCGGTGGTATTCTCTTCTCACTGGAGGAAGCGGCCAGTTTCTGGAATCAATCGCTGATCTGGAGAACCTTCTTCGCTTCCATTATAAGCTCTTTCACGTTGAACATTGTCCTCTCCGCGTACCACGGTCTAAGCAGCTTCCGATACCGAGGTTTGTTCAATTTGGGCGAATTTGAACCGCTGCCTTTCGAGTACTATGAACTACCGATCTTCATCTTGATGGGTGTGTTCGGTGGTATGTCCGGTGCCTTCTGGAATTGCGTGAACAACCGGATCAACATCTTCCGGGCTCGGTACATCAAATCACGATGGGCTAGAGTGCTAGAGGCGGCCTTTGTTGCGGCCATCGGGGCTACCGGTGCATGTGCGATGGCCTACTCGATCAACGACTGCCGTCCGCTTGGCAACGATCCTACACTGACTCCTGTCCAGCTGTTCTGCGAAGATAACGAATACAATGCAGCTGCAGCGCTCTGGTTCCAAACTCCGGAGGCAACGGTCAAGGCCCTGTTTCACGATCCACCCGGATCGCACAAGATTCTTACGCTGGCAGTTTTCGTCCTGATCTACTATCCGCTGTCCTGTGTGACCTATGGCCTGAGCGTTTCGCTGGGTATTTTCATTCCGACGTTGTTGGTCGGTGCGGCCTGGGGCCGATTGACCGCATCATTCGTGGTTCTGGCGTTCCCCGGATCAAGT ATCTTCGTCCACCCGGGCAAGTACGCATTGATAGGAGCAGCCGCTCAGTTGGGAGGTGTCGTCAGAATGACACTGAGTTTGAGCGTAATCCTGTTGGAAACGACGGGAAACATCGGTTTCGTGCTGCCAATCATACTCACGTTGATGGCCGCCAAGTGGTGCGGAGACTACTTCAACGAAGGCGTATACGATAACCAGATCAAGGCGTCCAAGGTACCGATGTTGCCTTGGCACGTAGATCCATCGCTCCGGCAGAATATCGCCGAAGATATTATGAATCAACCGGTAGTTTGTGTACGCCGCAAGGAGAAAGTGAACTAcattatcgatattttgaagaaCACCACGCATAACGGATTCCCTGTCGTCGAGGACGCCGAAGAT GGAGTCCGGGAGAACGGGAAACTGATTGGCCTCATCCTGCGCTCCCAGCTGGTGGTTATTCTAATGCGAAGCATGTACATCGAAACGAGTCGATTCTGGAGAGATCTTGTAACGATCCAAAGCTTCAGAAAGGAATATCCCCGATATCCCACCATTGAG GACCTGAAAATCAGCGAGGACAAAACCCTGCGCAACTACACCGTCGATATGCGCCTTTTCATGAATCCCTCGCCGTACAGCGTTAACCTGAAGACATCAGTTCCCCGCATCTTTCAACTGTTTCGCGCGTTGGGCCTGCGGCACCTGGTCGTTGTGACGCGAGAAAATCGCATCCGTGGTATCATCACTCGGAAGGACTTCCTCCCGGAGCTGTAG